Sequence from the Prunus persica cultivar Lovell chromosome G5, Prunus_persica_NCBIv2, whole genome shotgun sequence genome:
GTGAAATACTTACACATGATTTTTATGTAGGAAATTATTTGAATGGTTCTGTATTATTTGTCTCTGGCACTAAATTTGCGTAAATTATTATGCTTGTCTGTTTTAATGAGATTGTATCAGCTAATAGAGAAGTTGATTTCAGATGTGTTAATAGTTTCCACAAGCATGCAttcttttttggatttcttaCCCATGTGTGTAAAATCTTCATTTTATGATTTGAAGGTGATTGTGGAGAAGGCAGAAAGAAGTGATATCCCAAACATTGATAAGAAAAAGTAAGCTTTACTTTCTCTCTTGATCCCTGATATATAACATTGCTGCTTGTTgattccatttttcttgtttttcttagttCAATTTCTAGCAAAGTTTACATCTTTCCAATTTAGGACCAAAGTTTAACTGGCCCTCTCTTTTCTCATCTAATTCTTCCAAAGCCTTAAGTTGGATGTTCTTTATTTGTTATGTTTAATATATCGTTATTGGTAAAATGGCGaaaatttggttatgtttgATTGCCTCTCTATGATATTTCAACAACATCCGTTGCTTTTTGACTGTTTCTTTGACTATAAACGGAATCTGAAAATTACAGGTACCTTGTCCCAGCTGACCTAACTGTTGGACAATTCGTTTATGTTATCCGCAAAAGGATTAAGTTGAGTGCAGAGAAGGCTATCTTTATATTTGTGGACAATGTACTCCCACCCACAGGTAAATTCTTGTGAAATTGTCTTTTAGAGGATGGTGCCTTCTGCTTGGCCTTTTGATTGAACATGTCCCATCTATAATGTCTTCTGTCTTTTGCAGGTGCAATCATGTCTGCCATATATGAAGAGAAGAAGGATGAAGATGGGTTTCTCTACGTCACTTACAGTGGTGAGAACACTTTTGGTTATCAGGTTCCGCTGTAGCCCTCGATTAGTTGGATACCCGCCATCTTTCTTCCAGTCCCAGCATACCTGATTTTATCGCTTCATCTTCATTACCTTGTTCTGAATCCGATGCTGCTTTTATCATGCCTAGTTCATAAACACCTCTGTGGTGATAATGTGTATAGTCACATATTGTATATAATTTCTAAGCTCCGGTTTAACATTAAAGTTTCTTGCTTGTTGCTATTCATAATCATTCAATGAAGCTACCGGTTTATTGCCAGTTTTGGCTGGGTCATGGTTATGGGAAGCTGTGACTTTGACCAAAGTTTTAATGCAAACCTTTCTTCGTGTTGCATCTTTTGACATGCCACAATGCATACTAATGTGCCTTATGACATAACGTTTGCTGCCTAGAACATCAATCTCTGCATATTTTCGGGTGCCTTCACCGGCACTCACTGCCAGTTAATTGCTAGGAAGAATTGTCTAGACGgccatgaaaaagaaatagaaatagaGAGGAAAACAGAGTGATTTTCCCCCATTTCAACGCTTACATTTAAAGCTCTATCTCTttccgtctctctctctctctctctctctctctctctctctctctctaagttCAACGCCCAAAGATAAAGACACTGATTATTAAAAGGGGGCGCAAAAGCCATAAATGGGAGAGATTGAGCTGTGTATTTGTCATGGGCCggattaattttctttgggtCTAAGTGTCATGGGAGATTGATCAAACCCAAGCCTTGTACGCAACTTCTGTTGTTAATCTAATGAAGCTTTGGTTGGCTAAGAACTTTTATACTTCTATACGTCTATATGCTATgctaagagcacttccactcCTATGGGCAAGGGctgtcactattcacgtgaatagtggcattccttgcaattttgttttcacCCTTAGAGCAATTCCACTcatttgccatgacaaaggaCAAAGGAAAGGCAAGAGCTATTACTATTTACGtaaatagtggcagcccttacATGGCTTGtggtgtttccacccattgccatgacaaccactattcacatgagatatgaggagtAATGGATCAAAGCAAAGGATAGCTTTTTAGCTGCGAGCGGATGAGCGAGAAATGGAAGTGCCTTGTTAAGCGACTCCTTCCTGCCCCTTACCCCTTGGTGTAAATAAGAgtttttggtgtgggaagtgaataATATGacaaagtatttatttaaaaaaaattaaaaaaattctgaaaattctagtatttttttatattatttattgtttttttatataaaaaattcgtTGCTGATGTcatcgctgacgtcagcaaacCCAAGCAATAGCCTAGgctgtttttgcctttgggCTAGCTTGATTTGCTGGGACCCAGCTGCTGCCCGGGCAGCTTAGGCCCACTGGAA
This genomic interval carries:
- the LOC18777182 gene encoding autophagy-related protein 8f translates to MAKSYFKQEHDLEKRRAEAARIREKYPDRIPVIVEKAERSDIPNIDKKKYLVPADLTVGQFVYVIRKRIKLSAEKAIFIFVDNVLPPTGAIMSAIYEEKKDEDGFLYVTYSGENTFGYQVPL